A genomic stretch from Candidatus Poribacteria bacterium includes:
- a CDS encoding ABC transporter permease subunit, producing MLKTLIGRELLDNLMTFRFAAAVFIMLLLVVANTAVLIKDYERRLEGYNTALKAHDQQLQERKTYSAGALDLFRPPNPLSIFNVGLDKRLGNEIWVTHGFVPTLWDAKMYGTSSLLNLFSSIDIVFIFEVVLSLMALIFAYDALAGERERGTLRLVLTHPVSRGQILFAKYISAMLCLLVPLLMSLILAVILLTTSTVISLSIGDFLRISGIVFASIVYLSVFYCIGLLISAATRRTGTALMLAMFVWGFWVLVYPNVILTAIAPPHASQARMVSAFDQIKQIWEEFDRERKHFLANDAVPGEDPHFGMRGEDPNFGTQGGSDFNYAYFYENSSILEYHYLAGSHIEKLREESEPQVPHAQNYYRFLGAQIVDTAEQASLVRRPTLETVFFQPAQVDRILLRFSPVGMYDAATQAWAGTGLLGLKDFFEAARRYRRTLIDYYYDEKVFGSRQWFSADRGAVDWKNLPQFSFQRSDISVNAARALPDICLLVIINLVLFVGIYLVFQRSEV from the coding sequence TGCTTAAAACACTCATTGGCAGGGAACTCCTCGACAACCTGATGACATTTCGATTTGCTGCAGCGGTTTTCATTATGTTGCTGCTTGTGGTGGCGAATACCGCTGTACTCATCAAAGATTATGAAAGACGGTTGGAGGGTTACAACACTGCTCTCAAAGCGCATGATCAGCAACTGCAGGAAAGGAAAACCTATTCGGCGGGAGCATTAGACCTCTTCCGTCCGCCGAATCCGTTGAGTATTTTCAATGTCGGGTTGGATAAACGGTTGGGGAACGAAATTTGGGTAACTCACGGTTTTGTGCCGACGCTCTGGGATGCTAAAATGTACGGGACGAGTTCACTTCTCAACCTCTTTTCTTCTATTGATATTGTGTTTATCTTTGAAGTGGTTCTGAGTCTAATGGCACTAATCTTTGCTTACGATGCTTTGGCAGGGGAACGCGAGCGTGGCACCTTGCGTTTGGTCCTAACGCATCCCGTGAGTCGGGGTCAAATCCTGTTTGCGAAATACATCAGTGCCATGCTATGTCTGTTGGTGCCGCTGCTGATGAGTCTGATCCTTGCCGTGATTTTGCTGACAACCTCTACCGTTATTTCTCTGAGCATCGGTGATTTTCTCCGTATCAGTGGAATTGTTTTTGCTTCAATTGTGTATCTCTCGGTATTCTACTGCATCGGCCTGCTAATCTCCGCAGCAACCCGCAGAACCGGCACCGCATTGATGCTTGCTATGTTTGTTTGGGGGTTTTGGGTGTTGGTGTATCCGAATGTGATTCTTACCGCGATTGCACCCCCACACGCCTCACAAGCACGTATGGTATCCGCTTTTGACCAAATTAAACAGATATGGGAGGAATTCGACAGAGAACGAAAACATTTCCTCGCGAATGATGCCGTTCCCGGCGAAGATCCACATTTCGGTATGAGAGGCGAGGACCCGAATTTCGGCACGCAAGGGGGATCCGATTTCAACTATGCCTACTTTTATGAAAATTCATCAATACTCGAGTATCACTACTTGGCTGGTTCACACATTGAGAAGCTTAGAGAGGAATCCGAACCTCAGGTGCCGCACGCGCAAAACTATTACCGCTTCCTCGGAGCGCAGATCGTTGATACCGCTGAACAGGCATCGCTTGTCCGAAGACCAACACTCGAAACCGTCTTCTTTCAGCCGGCACAAGTTGATCGAATCCTTTTGCGGTTCTCGCCAGTTGGGATGTACGATGCTGCAACACAAGCTTGGGCAGGAACAGGTCTACTCGGACTCAAAGATTTTTTCGAGGCAGCACGAAGGTACCGACGGACCTTAATTGATTATTACTACGATGAAAAGGTATTTGGGTCTCGACAATGGTTTTCTGCAGACAGGGGCGCGGTGGACTGGAAGAATTTACCTCAGTTTTCTTTTCAGAGAAGCGATATCAGCGTAAATGCAGCGCGAGCACTGCCGGATATCTGTCTACTGGTGATAATCAACCTCGTTCTGTTCGTAGGGATATATCTGGTTTTCCAAAGGAGTGAAGTATAA